From a single Xiphophorus maculatus strain JP 163 A chromosome 5, X_maculatus-5.0-male, whole genome shotgun sequence genomic region:
- the LOC102238326 gene encoding beta-galactosidase-like — MSVLRFNSVFLLLLLLMVFGHSNGTAPSFSVDYENNCFRKDGEQFRYISGSIHYNRIPRAYWKDRLLKMYMAGLNAIQTYIPWNYHEETPGQYNFSGDRDVEYFLKLAQDIGLLVILRPGPYICGEWDMGGLPAWLLKKKNIVLRSSDPDYIAAVDKWMGKLLPMMKPYLYQNGGPIITVQVENEYGSYFACDYNYMRHLTKVFRAQLGDEVVLFTTDGAGVNYLKCGSIQGLYATVDFGSGANITAAFAAQRHAEPYGPLVNSEFYTGWLDHWGSRHSVVSSAVVAKSLSQMLAVEANVNLYMFIGGSNFGYWNGANSPYAAQPTSYDYDAPLSEAGDLTEKYFAIRDVIRMYSKVPEGPIPPATPKYAYGSVKMQKLQTVLSAVETLSFSGPVKSTYPQTFIDLNQDFGFVLYRTTLPVNCSQPTPLSSPLNGVHDRAYVSVDGVAVGVLERNKVLSVNVTGNAGSQVDILVENMGRINFGKDINDFKGLVSNLNLGQTPLTGWTMYSLSIDEAVRQGLLGEQSPTQRDPDQPATLSLPAFYNGSFIIPDGIPDLPQDTYVKLPGWKKGQIWINGFNLGRYWPARGPQVTLFVPASILSTAAPNNVTILELEADPCSSQPCTIEFTTTPILNAPVLSEPKPRRRLFTTEDFL, encoded by the exons AATGGGACGGCTCCATCATTCAGCGTGGACTACGAAAACAACTGTTTCCGTAAGGATGGGGAACAATTTCGTTACATATCAGGAAGCATCCACTACAACAGGATCCCCAGGGCCTACTGGAAAGACCGGCTGCTAAAGATGTACATGGCAGGACTGAACGCCATCCAGAC CTACATTCCCTGGAACTACCATGAAGAGACTCCTGGCCAGTACAATTTCAGCGGAGACAGAGATGTGGAATATTTTCTTAAGTTGGCTCAGGACATCGGTCTGTTGGTGATCCTTCGTCCAGGGCCGTACATATGTGGAGAGTGGGACATG GGGGGTCTGCCTGCATGGcttctcaaaaagaaaaacattgtgctGCGATCATCTGACCCTG ATTACATTGCAGCTGTGGATAAATGGATGGGGAAGCTGTTGCCCATGATGAAGCCTTACCTCTATCAGAACGGAGGTCCAATCATCACTGTACAG GTGGAGAATGAATATGGCAGCTACTTTGCCTGTGACTACAACTACATGCGTCACCTAACCAAAGTGTTCAGAGCTCAACTGGGAGACGAGGTGGTGCTGTTCACCACAGATGGTGCCGGGGTGAATTACCTAAAGTGTGGCTCAATACAAGGCCTCTATGCCACCGTAGACTTTGGTTCCG GTGCAAATATAACTGCTGCCTTTGCAGCACAGCGACATGCTGAACCTTATGGGCCTTTG GTGAACTCTGAGTTTTACACTGGATGGCTGGACCACTGGGGATCCCGTCACTCTGTCGTGTCGTCCGCTGTAGTGGCCAAGTCCCTCAGCCAGATGCTGGCTGTGGAAGCAAATGTTAACCT GTACATGTTCATAGGCGGGTCAAACTTTGGCTACTGGAATG GTGCAAACTCTCCATATGCTGCACAGCCCACAAGCTATGACTATGACGCCCCTCTGTCAGAGGCAGGAGATCTCACAGAGAAATACTTTGCCATCAGAGACGTTATCAGAATG TACAGTAAGGTACCGGAGGGACCGATTCCACCAGCAACACCAAAGTATGCGTACGGTTCTGTTAAAATGCAGAAG ctccagacAGTATTAAGTGCCGTAGAAACGCTGTCATTCTCAGGTCCAGTTAAAAGCACCTATCCTCAGACGTTCATTGACTTAAATCAG gaCTTTGGCTTTGTTCTGTATAGAACGACCCTGCCTGTTAATTGCAGCCAACCCACCCCTCTGTCATCACCTCTGAATGGGGTCCATGATAGAGCGTATGTATCAGTGGACGGG GTGGCAGTAGGGGTTCTGGAAAGGAACAAGGTCTTGAGTGTGAATGTGACGGGAAATGCTGGAAGTCAGGTGGACATTCTGGTGGAAAACATGGGCCGAATCAATTTTGGAAAAGACATCAATGACTtcaag GGACTGGTGTCCAATCTTAATCTGGGACAAACCCCCCTTACCGGCTGGACCATGTACAGTCTTAGCATCGACGAGGCGGTCAGACAGGGCCTCCTCGGAGAACAATCTCCCACACAAAGAGATCCAGATCAGCCTGCGACTCTTTCGCTTCCCGCTTTCTATAATGGAAGCTTCATCATTCCTGATGGTATTCCTGACCTCCCTCAAGACACTTATGTCAAGCTGCCAGGCTGGAAGAAG GGGCAGATCTGGATTAACGGTTTTAATTTAGGGCGTTACTGGCCCGCTCGAGGCCCTCAGGTGACACTTTTTGTGCCTGCCAGCATCTTGAGCACAGCAGCACCCAACAATGTGACCATCCTGGAGCTGGAAGCAGATCCATGCAGCTCCCAGCCATGCACAATTGAGTTTACAACCACACCGATCCTCAATGCACCAGTCCTCTCTGAACCCAAACCGCGCAGGAGACTGTTTACTACAGAGGATTTCCTGTGA
- the LOC102227446 gene encoding claudin domain-containing protein 1-like isoform X1, whose amino-acid sequence MVDNRYATALVIGSVLSLLATVYLSVAVGTQNWFQYNNTVQHPVQQCINTTVIKNEFLTGEFDEKTYSSHLFTWNGTLGLWWRCIQVPHCTHWYCCQQGDLQTGNESDNTTQQRNCTHQSGCTDPKTETLCVSFTLPQQFSTKVKQNTSEEDLLRTYLWRCQFLLPLVSLSLVFLSGLVGVCACLCRSFTPTLVVGLFHFIAGLCSLGTVCCFLSSVHLLNSEYKKPKNVGELVGWSLYLALISFPLQMMAAALFLWAARSHRKHYTRITAYRVA is encoded by the exons ATGGTGGACAATCGCTACGCCACGGCTTTGGTCATCGGCTCAGTCCTCAGTCTGCTGGCCACTGTCTACCTGTCCGTGGCGGTGGGGACTCAGAACTGGTTCCAGTACAACAACACCGTACAACACCCAGTACAACAGTGTATCAACACCACTGTGATCAAAAATGAGTTCCTCACTGGAGAATTTGATGAGAAGACATACAGCAGCCACCTGTTCACGTGGAACGGCACCTTGGGTCTGTGGTGGAGGTGTATCCAGGTTCCTCACTGCACCCATTGGTATTGCTGTCAGCAAG GTGATCTTCAGACAGGCAATGAAAGTGACAACACAACACAGCAGAGAAATTGCACTCATCAAAGTGGATGTACAG ATCCTAAGACGGAGACCCTCTGTGTGAGCTTCACCCTTCCTCAGCAATTCAGTACAAAGGTCAAACAAAATACGAGCGAGGAGGATCTGCTCAGAACAT ATCTGTGGAGGTGCCAGTTTCTGCTGCCCCTGGTGTCCTTGTCTCTGGTGTTTCTCAGTGGTCTTGTAGGGGTCTGTGCCTGCCTGTGCCGCAGCTTCACGCCAACCCTGGTTGTAGGATTGTTCCATTTTATTGCAG GTCTCTGCTCTTTGGGAACCGTCTGCTGTTTTCTGAGCAGCGTGCATCTGCTCAACAGCGAATACAAAAAACCGAAAAACGTCGGTGAGTTAGTGGGGTGGTCTCTCTACCTGGCCCTCATCTCCTTCCCCCTGCAGATGATGGCCGCCGCTCTGTTCCTGTGGGCGGCCAGAAGTCACCGCAAACACTACACCCGCATAACCGCATATAGGGTTGCATAA
- the LOC102227873 gene encoding N-acyl-aromatic-L-amino acid amidohydrolase (carboxylate-forming) B-like isoform X2, with product MQRTFVPPIYNVTICGGTHGNELTGVYIVREMQKQKMEKAGSVSVTTVETNPRAVAAGRRYTEMDLNRCFTDVLLSSPITESTPYEVKRAQELNAQLGPKGSAKAVDLLIDLHNTTSNMGLCFIFYSIDWITLHIYKYIENNLNSVPVRAIQLDIPSSEAYSLESVGKHGFAIEVGPQPSGVLRADIFNVVKEALDLTLQWLQKFSSGHSFEGGTVDAYTFVKSVDYPRDSAGKATAIIHQDLQDNDFKLLRSGDPIFQTFSGDILKYEGEDLYPFFVNECAYYEKKIAFHLAQKKTYSFPHISVKND from the exons ATGCAGCGCACCTTTGTCCCACCAATATATAATGTCACCATTTGCGGTGGAACCCACGGGAATGAGTTGACTGGGGTGTACATTGTGAGGGAAATGCAGAAACAGAAGATGGAGAAAGCTGGGTCTGTTTCTGTAACCACCGTTGAGACCAATCCAAGAGCCGTGGCTGCTGGCAGACGATACACAGAGATGGATCTGAACCGCTGCTTCACAGATGTCTTGCTGAG TTCCCCCATAACAGAGTCAACCCCGTATGAGGTGAAGCGAGCCCAGGAACTGAACGCTCAGCTGGGGCCCAAAGGAAGCGCAAAGGCTGTTGACCTGCTCATAGATCTGCACAACACCACTTCCAACATGGGCCTGTGCTTCATCTTCTACTCCATAGACTGGATCACTCTTCACATTTACAAATACATAGAG AATAACTTGAACTCTGTGCCTGTGAGAGCGATCCAGCTGGACATTCCCAGCTCCGAAGCTTATTCCCTGGAGTCAGTGGGCAAACATGGCTTTG CGATAGAAGTCGGCCCGCAGCCTAGTGGTGTGCTCAGAGCTGATATCTTCAACGTGGTGAAAGAAGCATTGGATCTCACATTACAGTGGCTTCAGAAATTCAGTTCTG GGCACAGTTTTGAAGGCGGCACAGTGGACGCATACACTTTTGTTAAAAGTGTTGACTACCCAAGAGACTCGGCTGGTAAAGCTACTGCTATCATCCACCAAGACCTACAG gataaTGACTTTAAGCTTCTGCGGTCAGGGGATCCCATCTTCCAGACATTTTCTGGGGATATTTTGAAATACGAGGGAGAAGACCTCTACCCTTTCTTCGTGAATGAATGCGCCTACTACGAGAAGAAGATTGCTTTCCATTtagctcagaaaaaaacatacagctTTCCGCATATAAGCGTGAAAAACGATTGA
- the LOC102227873 gene encoding N-acyl-aromatic-L-amino acid amidohydrolase (carboxylate-forming) B-like isoform X1, which translates to MVDRAENSQMQRTFVPPIYNVTICGGTHGNELTGVYIVREMQKQKMEKAGSVSVTTVETNPRAVAAGRRYTEMDLNRCFTDVLLSSPITESTPYEVKRAQELNAQLGPKGSAKAVDLLIDLHNTTSNMGLCFIFYSIDWITLHIYKYIENNLNSVPVRAIQLDIPSSEAYSLESVGKHGFAIEVGPQPSGVLRADIFNVVKEALDLTLQWLQKFSSGHSFEGGTVDAYTFVKSVDYPRDSAGKATAIIHQDLQDNDFKLLRSGDPIFQTFSGDILKYEGEDLYPFFVNECAYYEKKIAFHLAQKKTYSFPHISVKND; encoded by the exons ATGGTTGACAGGGCTGAAAACTCTCAG ATGCAGCGCACCTTTGTCCCACCAATATATAATGTCACCATTTGCGGTGGAACCCACGGGAATGAGTTGACTGGGGTGTACATTGTGAGGGAAATGCAGAAACAGAAGATGGAGAAAGCTGGGTCTGTTTCTGTAACCACCGTTGAGACCAATCCAAGAGCCGTGGCTGCTGGCAGACGATACACAGAGATGGATCTGAACCGCTGCTTCACAGATGTCTTGCTGAG TTCCCCCATAACAGAGTCAACCCCGTATGAGGTGAAGCGAGCCCAGGAACTGAACGCTCAGCTGGGGCCCAAAGGAAGCGCAAAGGCTGTTGACCTGCTCATAGATCTGCACAACACCACTTCCAACATGGGCCTGTGCTTCATCTTCTACTCCATAGACTGGATCACTCTTCACATTTACAAATACATAGAG AATAACTTGAACTCTGTGCCTGTGAGAGCGATCCAGCTGGACATTCCCAGCTCCGAAGCTTATTCCCTGGAGTCAGTGGGCAAACATGGCTTTG CGATAGAAGTCGGCCCGCAGCCTAGTGGTGTGCTCAGAGCTGATATCTTCAACGTGGTGAAAGAAGCATTGGATCTCACATTACAGTGGCTTCAGAAATTCAGTTCTG GGCACAGTTTTGAAGGCGGCACAGTGGACGCATACACTTTTGTTAAAAGTGTTGACTACCCAAGAGACTCGGCTGGTAAAGCTACTGCTATCATCCACCAAGACCTACAG gataaTGACTTTAAGCTTCTGCGGTCAGGGGATCCCATCTTCCAGACATTTTCTGGGGATATTTTGAAATACGAGGGAGAAGACCTCTACCCTTTCTTCGTGAATGAATGCGCCTACTACGAGAAGAAGATTGCTTTCCATTtagctcagaaaaaaacatacagctTTCCGCATATAAGCGTGAAAAACGATTGA
- the LOC102227446 gene encoding claudin domain-containing protein 1-like isoform X2, producing the protein MVDNRYATALVIGSVLSLLATVYLSVAVGTQNWFQYNNTVQHPVQQCINTTVIKNEFLTGEFDEKTYSSHLFTWNGTLGLWWRCIQVPHCTHWYCCQQDPKTETLCVSFTLPQQFSTKVKQNTSEEDLLRTYLWRCQFLLPLVSLSLVFLSGLVGVCACLCRSFTPTLVVGLFHFIAGLCSLGTVCCFLSSVHLLNSEYKKPKNVGELVGWSLYLALISFPLQMMAAALFLWAARSHRKHYTRITAYRVA; encoded by the exons ATGGTGGACAATCGCTACGCCACGGCTTTGGTCATCGGCTCAGTCCTCAGTCTGCTGGCCACTGTCTACCTGTCCGTGGCGGTGGGGACTCAGAACTGGTTCCAGTACAACAACACCGTACAACACCCAGTACAACAGTGTATCAACACCACTGTGATCAAAAATGAGTTCCTCACTGGAGAATTTGATGAGAAGACATACAGCAGCCACCTGTTCACGTGGAACGGCACCTTGGGTCTGTGGTGGAGGTGTATCCAGGTTCCTCACTGCACCCATTGGTATTGCTGTCAGCAAG ATCCTAAGACGGAGACCCTCTGTGTGAGCTTCACCCTTCCTCAGCAATTCAGTACAAAGGTCAAACAAAATACGAGCGAGGAGGATCTGCTCAGAACAT ATCTGTGGAGGTGCCAGTTTCTGCTGCCCCTGGTGTCCTTGTCTCTGGTGTTTCTCAGTGGTCTTGTAGGGGTCTGTGCCTGCCTGTGCCGCAGCTTCACGCCAACCCTGGTTGTAGGATTGTTCCATTTTATTGCAG GTCTCTGCTCTTTGGGAACCGTCTGCTGTTTTCTGAGCAGCGTGCATCTGCTCAACAGCGAATACAAAAAACCGAAAAACGTCGGTGAGTTAGTGGGGTGGTCTCTCTACCTGGCCCTCATCTCCTTCCCCCTGCAGATGATGGCCGCCGCTCTGTTCCTGTGGGCGGCCAGAAGTCACCGCAAACACTACACCCGCATAACCGCATATAGGGTTGCATAA